Proteins encoded within one genomic window of Dyadobacter chenhuakuii:
- a CDS encoding SusD/RagB family nutrient-binding outer membrane lipoprotein, translating into MKKIRQYTLMILAAAFFLPACTDNFVEKNTDPNAITAVTPDLLLPGIIRTAVNQMVDQSWSIGNIVIQHTAKIQFVSEDRYTWGDRDGLWENMYNNLRNVQLLIEISDRNKANNYKGISLIMRAWMYSLLTDAYGDIPYSEATKGVTGILQPKYETQEAVYNGILADLKTANEILGPGEVVVGDLIYNGDVSKWKKLANSLRLRYLMRISNVKDVKADMQAIIDNPTANPVFSDANKNEDNGVLRYLTSAPNQFPLYTARQGSFDEFRLSKNLGDKLTALADPRIAIFAQPTDASVAANAPKYVGVPNGLNEVAALDYNGGPNNVSRAGSLFYKGSITERGLNVAKGYIMGYPELQFILAEAVKKGLVKSPKTAKIHYEEGVKAAFGYANVTMPANYLTTPGSAYSETDALTLIGTQKWIALFFTGLEAWFDWRRTGIPTITPGVDNVNSGKVPVRFAYPRSEQTLNPTSLAEAVSRQGADNYNTKVWWDK; encoded by the coding sequence ATGAAAAAGATAAGACAATATACATTAATGATCCTGGCCGCCGCCTTCTTTCTGCCGGCTTGTACAGACAATTTTGTTGAGAAAAATACAGATCCCAACGCCATCACGGCCGTAACGCCGGATCTGCTGCTGCCGGGCATTATCCGCACAGCTGTGAACCAGATGGTCGACCAAAGCTGGTCCATAGGCAACATTGTGATCCAGCATACTGCCAAAATACAGTTCGTATCAGAAGACCGTTACACCTGGGGCGACCGCGACGGACTTTGGGAGAATATGTATAACAACCTGCGGAATGTGCAGCTGCTCATCGAGATCAGTGACCGCAACAAAGCCAATAATTACAAAGGAATTTCGCTCATTATGCGCGCCTGGATGTACTCTTTGCTGACAGACGCTTACGGAGACATTCCCTATTCAGAAGCAACAAAAGGTGTTACAGGCATTTTGCAACCCAAATACGAAACGCAGGAAGCAGTATATAACGGCATTCTGGCCGATTTGAAAACCGCCAACGAAATACTTGGACCGGGAGAAGTCGTTGTGGGAGACTTGATTTATAATGGTGATGTAAGCAAATGGAAAAAACTGGCAAACAGCCTGCGCCTGCGTTACCTGATGCGGATTTCCAATGTAAAGGATGTGAAAGCGGATATGCAGGCGATCATTGACAACCCGACTGCAAACCCCGTTTTCAGCGATGCCAACAAGAACGAAGACAACGGAGTTTTGCGTTATCTTACATCCGCTCCTAACCAATTTCCCTTGTATACGGCGCGCCAGGGGTCTTTTGATGAATTTCGTTTAAGTAAAAATCTCGGCGACAAGCTCACCGCATTGGCCGATCCGCGCATCGCCATTTTTGCACAGCCCACCGACGCATCCGTTGCTGCCAACGCGCCCAAATACGTAGGCGTCCCCAACGGCCTGAATGAAGTGGCAGCCCTGGACTACAACGGCGGCCCCAACAATGTGTCGCGTGCCGGATCATTATTCTACAAAGGTTCGATCACAGAAAGAGGCTTGAATGTTGCCAAGGGCTACATTATGGGTTATCCGGAACTGCAATTCATTTTAGCTGAGGCTGTGAAGAAAGGTCTGGTAAAATCGCCGAAGACGGCAAAGATTCACTACGAAGAAGGCGTTAAAGCTGCATTTGGCTATGCAAATGTCACAATGCCAGCCAATTACCTCACAACTCCCGGCTCGGCCTATTCCGAAACCGATGCATTAACATTGATCGGCACTCAAAAATGGATCGCGCTCTTCTTCACAGGCCTGGAAGCCTGGTTCGATTGGAGAAGGACCGGCATCCCAACCATCACCCCGGGCGTCGACAACGTAAACAGCGGTAAAGTCCCCGTCCGCTTCGCCTACCCAAGAAGCGAACAAACATTAAACCCCACCAGCCTGGCCGAAGCCGTATCAAGACAAGGCGCCGATAACTACAACACCAAGGTTTGGTGGGACAAATGA
- a CDS encoding SusC/RagA family TonB-linked outer membrane protein, with protein MKKHRLLSRLVCSAMRMSLYQLLIAFIFAHLSLARVVGAQDMLNQKVTIQVNNQEIKMVLNKLNKLTQVRFTYNSALIRSQQKVSINVVDKTLADVLDQLFKPVNIAYKIEGKQIVLTKGNAEPGSVIPGITDNRTSIDRTITGKVSDEKGQPLPGVSVVVKSTKVGTATNTEGTYQLSVPDAGGVLVFSYVGYAPEEVTIGNQTTYDLSMKPDERNLEMVVVTALGIKRDAKKLGYSTATVNTEELTTNRTTNLGNSLQGKVAGLNVTPPASGPGGSTKIRIRGQSSFGGNNSPLIIVNGIPINNSSVSAGGSNGNGTGNPTGGSSDAGDGLQSINQDDIESMTVLKGAAAAALYGFRAKDGAIIITTKSGSKTTGIGVEVNSNFQAQQALDYTDFQYEYGQGEFGKRPTSTAEAQSSGVFAFGERMDGAPTPQFDGSTQPYSPNKDRIKNFYRTGTSFTNSVALSGGNEKGNFRLSFANTDANAIMPNSDYHKKIFNLGLNYKFSDKLSAQLNANYSNEHNKNPPQIGIQDMNANTTIYTMATSINSDWLKNRKDANGNEMPLARFTNRNNPYWVAYDRFENVRRDRIFGNTSVRYDFTSWLFVQGRVGQDYYTRPYNYNRPTGTRSISAVTTGFNGYYYQDVATFRERNLDVLIGANRTFGDFGIDITLGGNQMLQVSDNISTAVTNFYVRDLYTIANGQVKTPNYGYSKKKVNSIYGAAEFSFKNFLYVNVTGRNDWFSTLNPESNSYLYPSVSASFVFSQAFANAPNWLNYGKLRAAYAEVGGDTDPYSNNLYYGINANPFNGTALGTFPSTVSPNANLRPLKVKETEVGLEMKTFDNRLNIDLSLYRKNTVDEILNVDISNTSGFSQTKVNVGKLRNQGVEFLLTIVPVKTDAITWETGFNGSYNISKVIELAAGQQRFDVGTGEFFGIVSHEVGKPLASLRGFDYKRDAQGRIITSGGLPQQGNLTTFGSAIPTWVGAWVNTINVKGLRIGTQIDFKAGNKILSNSNLNFLREGLSKSSLAGREGGVLLESVKADGAPNDTKVEAEQFYTAYRSTNLASPFVYNGAFVRWRSITIGYDLSRFVKEKTFIKGLTISAMCNNVLMIKKYIDNLDPEAQVSSSDNLQGIETHTLPTTRSYGLNLNLKL; from the coding sequence ATGAAAAAACATCGACTCTTGTCCCGGCTGGTTTGCAGCGCGATGCGAATGTCACTTTACCAATTATTAATTGCCTTTATCTTCGCACACCTCTCGCTTGCGAGGGTTGTGGGCGCACAGGATATGCTGAACCAGAAGGTCACGATCCAGGTGAACAACCAGGAGATTAAGATGGTGCTCAACAAGTTGAATAAGCTCACGCAGGTCCGGTTTACGTATAATTCGGCGCTAATCCGCTCACAGCAAAAGGTTTCGATCAATGTAGTTGATAAAACGCTGGCGGACGTGCTCGACCAGCTTTTCAAGCCCGTTAATATTGCCTATAAGATTGAAGGTAAGCAGATTGTGCTGACCAAAGGCAATGCGGAACCTGGCAGTGTGATTCCAGGCATCACAGACAATCGTACTTCCATTGACCGGACCATTACGGGAAAAGTGTCTGACGAAAAAGGCCAGCCGCTTCCAGGTGTGAGCGTTGTGGTAAAGTCAACGAAAGTGGGCACTGCTACCAATACAGAAGGGACTTATCAACTAAGCGTTCCGGATGCGGGCGGCGTTTTGGTGTTCTCGTATGTGGGCTACGCGCCAGAAGAAGTGACCATTGGAAATCAGACCACTTATGATCTCTCCATGAAACCCGACGAACGCAATCTGGAAATGGTTGTCGTTACGGCTTTGGGTATAAAAAGGGATGCAAAAAAGCTGGGTTATTCCACTGCAACCGTTAATACAGAGGAACTTACAACAAACCGCACGACAAACCTGGGAAACAGCTTGCAGGGAAAAGTGGCCGGCTTGAATGTAACGCCGCCAGCAAGCGGACCGGGCGGATCAACAAAGATCCGTATCCGTGGTCAGTCATCTTTTGGTGGAAATAACTCGCCGCTGATCATTGTAAACGGCATTCCCATTAATAATAGCAGCGTTTCTGCGGGCGGATCGAACGGAAACGGAACGGGCAATCCCACTGGCGGTTCGTCAGATGCCGGCGACGGTTTGCAGAGCATTAACCAGGATGATATCGAATCCATGACCGTCTTGAAAGGTGCTGCGGCCGCTGCGCTTTACGGCTTCCGGGCTAAGGATGGAGCGATCATTATCACCACAAAGAGCGGAAGCAAGACAACTGGAATCGGCGTTGAGGTGAATTCCAATTTCCAGGCACAACAAGCACTGGACTACACCGATTTCCAATACGAATATGGTCAGGGCGAATTTGGAAAACGGCCCACATCAACCGCAGAGGCACAAAGCTCAGGCGTATTTGCATTCGGAGAAAGAATGGACGGCGCGCCTACCCCGCAATTCGACGGTAGCACACAGCCCTACTCGCCCAATAAAGACCGTATCAAAAACTTTTACCGCACCGGAACCAGCTTCACGAATTCGGTTGCCCTTTCGGGTGGGAATGAGAAGGGAAATTTCAGATTGTCATTTGCCAACACGGACGCAAACGCAATCATGCCAAATTCTGACTACCATAAAAAGATTTTTAACCTGGGTTTGAATTACAAATTCTCGGATAAGCTCTCGGCGCAATTGAATGCGAACTATTCGAATGAGCATAACAAGAATCCGCCCCAGATCGGGATCCAGGATATGAATGCGAATACGACCATTTACACGATGGCAACGAGCATTAATTCCGACTGGCTGAAAAACCGCAAGGATGCAAACGGAAATGAAATGCCACTGGCGCGTTTTACAAACCGGAATAATCCGTACTGGGTCGCATACGACCGCTTTGAGAATGTGCGCCGCGACCGGATTTTTGGAAACACATCCGTGCGATATGATTTTACAAGCTGGCTGTTTGTGCAGGGACGCGTTGGGCAGGACTATTACACCCGTCCATACAACTACAACCGTCCAACGGGAACGCGCTCGATCAGTGCCGTTACGACTGGATTTAATGGTTACTATTACCAGGATGTAGCCACATTCCGTGAGCGCAACCTGGACGTTCTGATCGGTGCAAACCGTACTTTCGGTGATTTTGGTATAGATATCACCCTCGGTGGCAACCAGATGCTACAAGTCAGCGACAACATCTCCACTGCGGTTACGAACTTCTACGTGCGGGATCTGTATACCATTGCCAACGGTCAGGTTAAAACGCCAAATTATGGATACAGCAAAAAGAAAGTAAACTCCATTTACGGCGCTGCCGAATTCTCGTTCAAAAACTTCCTTTACGTGAATGTCACCGGGCGTAACGACTGGTTTTCTACGCTGAACCCGGAGTCAAACAGTTACTTATATCCATCTGTCAGCGCGAGTTTCGTTTTCAGCCAGGCGTTTGCCAATGCACCTAACTGGCTGAATTATGGAAAGTTGCGCGCAGCTTATGCCGAAGTAGGTGGGGATACCGATCCCTATTCAAATAACCTCTATTATGGTATTAATGCAAACCCGTTCAACGGGACAGCGTTAGGCACTTTCCCGTCGACGGTGAGCCCGAATGCGAATTTGAGACCACTAAAAGTGAAAGAGACGGAGGTCGGTCTTGAAATGAAAACTTTCGATAACCGGCTGAACATTGATCTTTCATTATACCGAAAAAACACGGTTGACGAAATTCTGAATGTAGACATTTCAAATACTTCCGGATTCAGCCAGACCAAAGTGAACGTGGGTAAGCTGCGTAACCAGGGAGTTGAATTTTTGTTGACGATTGTTCCTGTGAAAACCGATGCTATTACCTGGGAAACCGGTTTCAACGGAAGCTATAACATTAGCAAAGTGATTGAGCTGGCAGCTGGTCAGCAGCGATTTGATGTAGGAACCGGCGAATTTTTTGGAATTGTTTCGCACGAAGTAGGCAAGCCATTGGCTTCGCTTCGCGGATTTGACTACAAAAGGGACGCGCAAGGCAGAATTATCACATCGGGCGGTCTGCCCCAGCAAGGCAACCTCACCACATTCGGAAGCGCTATACCGACATGGGTTGGCGCCTGGGTGAACACAATCAATGTGAAAGGATTACGGATAGGCACGCAGATCGATTTCAAGGCGGGTAATAAAATCCTTTCCAACTCCAACCTTAATTTCCTGCGTGAAGGTTTGTCCAAATCATCCTTAGCCGGACGTGAAGGCGGTGTATTGCTTGAAAGCGTAAAAGCAGATGGTGCCCCGAATGATACGAAAGTGGAAGCAGAGCAGTTTTACACGGCATACAGGAGTACCAACCTGGCATCACCATTTGTTTACAATGGCGCGTTTGTGCGGTGGAGGTCTATCACGATCGGCTACGATCTGTCACGATTTGTGAAAGAAAAAACTTTCATAAAAGGACTGACGATTTCTGCCATGTGTAACAATGTGCTGATGATCAAAAAATACATTGACAACCTCGATCCTGAGGCCCAGGTGTCTTCCTCTGACAATTTACAAGGCATTGAAACCCACACGCTTCCAACCACCAGAAGCTACGGTCTCAACTTAAACTTGAAATTGTAA
- a CDS encoding FecR family protein, producing MGYRHHTVEDFARDERFRKWVIAPTPEITAFWLKWIAENPDKAAEIGMAKELVLTVSDMYQDNLSDEMLQHEIGEICRLAELQKNTHKHKSIYHLLAEPLWRVAAIFVFVSAVGLWFYKTHNRPDSPVLVSSKSSAVDSIIVQKNATETEMTVFLSDNSVATLSPGSTICYPVTFAHGERKVVLTGEAFFDVAKNPDRPFLVYTNETVTKVLGTSFRVKALDRENTVMVLVRTGRVSVYPKTEYETLQKKPDKKVSMIVLDPNQQAVFNRKDNKLLKGMVINRQLLSELSVQKELIFDDMPVSQVFKALQDMYGIVIDYDHDMLANCSISAQFNDENLKQRLSAICQAIDAGYEMVNGKVVITSKGCN from the coding sequence ATGGGTTACCGCCATCATACGGTTGAAGACTTCGCCAGAGATGAAAGGTTCCGGAAATGGGTGATAGCCCCTACTCCGGAAATCACTGCATTCTGGCTTAAATGGATCGCTGAAAATCCGGATAAGGCCGCAGAAATCGGCATGGCGAAAGAACTCGTGCTGACTGTATCCGACATGTATCAGGATAACCTGAGCGATGAAATGCTGCAACATGAAATCGGAGAAATTTGCAGATTGGCCGAGCTTCAAAAAAATACACACAAGCACAAAAGCATTTATCACTTACTCGCAGAACCACTCTGGCGTGTCGCTGCCATTTTTGTGTTCGTGTCGGCAGTGGGTCTGTGGTTTTATAAAACGCATAATCGCCCGGATAGTCCTGTTCTGGTAAGCTCGAAAAGCAGCGCGGTTGACTCTATAATCGTGCAAAAAAATGCCACTGAAACGGAAATGACGGTTTTTCTGAGTGATAATAGCGTGGCAACATTGTCGCCGGGAAGCACGATATGTTACCCCGTCACATTTGCACACGGAGAAAGAAAAGTCGTTTTAACCGGCGAAGCATTCTTTGATGTGGCTAAAAATCCTGATCGTCCATTTTTAGTTTATACCAATGAAACCGTTACGAAAGTGTTGGGAACAAGCTTTCGGGTGAAGGCTTTGGATCGGGAAAATACGGTAATGGTGCTGGTCAGGACCGGTCGGGTGTCTGTTTACCCAAAAACAGAATATGAGACGCTGCAAAAGAAGCCGGATAAGAAGGTTTCAATGATTGTGCTCGATCCCAATCAACAGGCTGTGTTCAACCGGAAAGATAATAAGCTGCTAAAAGGAATGGTAATCAACCGGCAGCTGCTATCCGAGCTTTCGGTCCAGAAGGAGCTGATTTTCGATGATATGCCTGTGTCCCAGGTCTTTAAAGCTTTACAGGACATGTACGGTATTGTGATTGATTATGATCATGATATGCTCGCGAATTGCAGCATTAGTGCCCAGTTCAATGATGAAAACCTTAAACAGAGACTCAGTGCGATTTGCCAAGCAATTGACGCTGGTTATGAAATGGTGAACGGCAAAGTTGTCATCACCAGCAAAGGGTGCAACTAA
- a CDS encoding plastocyanin/azurin family copper-binding protein codes for MKNILLTTLISLGCVSAYAQSKQNKEDDFYRIITIPIPENIKMEVGGMQVLPDGRLATSTRRGEVWMIGNPYLKGDGQPSFHRFASGLHEPLGLLYRGKDFLISQRGEVTRLVDTDNDGIADVYDSFAKWPLSGNYHQYSYGPVPMPNGELLVTLNLDWVGRGASQSKWRGWMLKLGEDGKLTPYATGLRSPSGFGSYKGDIFYTENQGDWVGSGRMTHLEKGDFAGNPAGLRWSKEEGSPVKLTPSDVPNTGEPLYDVAKKLPGLKAPAVWFPHTLVGISTSDFKEDVTNGAFGPFAGQMFVGDQGHSIITRVDLEKVNGVWQGTVFPFREGFMSGILRMEWGLDGSMFVGQTSRGWSATGKQEFGIQRLVWTGKMPFEMKNVRSMPDGFEITFTSPVDKKAAADQDAYKLNSFTYKYHQTYGSPIVNTQEVPLKGIVVSEDGLKVRLVLDPALLRKGYIHEIKAEGVKGADGNSLLHATGYYTLNEIASGNPVNASAFTTTVKAAAVDHSAHTAASASAEPANSAPSAKRVVEMPASWTNGPDQTITIGTVPGLKFDISEIQVKAGSRVRIVFNNNDDMLHNLVITKPGTANAVGEAGLNLGLKGSELNYVPRTSDVLFHSNIVEPEKSESIYFVAPKQTGTYQYVCTFPGHYTLMQGKLKVTK; via the coding sequence ATGAAAAATATACTATTAACGACGCTGATTTCACTGGGATGTGTCTCGGCGTATGCGCAATCCAAGCAAAATAAAGAGGATGATTTTTACCGGATCATCACCATTCCAATTCCCGAGAACATTAAAATGGAAGTTGGCGGCATGCAAGTGCTTCCCGATGGCCGCCTTGCCACTTCTACGCGCCGCGGTGAAGTCTGGATGATCGGTAACCCCTATCTGAAAGGCGACGGACAGCCATCGTTCCACCGTTTCGCATCGGGCTTGCACGAGCCGTTGGGGCTTTTATATCGTGGAAAAGACTTTTTGATTTCCCAACGCGGAGAAGTTACGCGTCTGGTGGATACGGACAATGATGGCATTGCCGACGTTTATGATTCTTTTGCAAAATGGCCATTATCAGGCAATTATCACCAATATTCCTACGGCCCTGTGCCCATGCCTAATGGTGAGCTGCTGGTAACATTGAACCTCGACTGGGTAGGACGCGGTGCGAGCCAGTCTAAATGGAGAGGTTGGATGCTAAAATTGGGAGAAGATGGCAAATTGACCCCCTATGCAACAGGCCTGCGCTCCCCTTCCGGCTTCGGCTCGTACAAAGGCGATATTTTTTATACTGAAAACCAGGGCGACTGGGTTGGCTCCGGCCGTATGACGCATCTGGAAAAGGGCGATTTTGCAGGAAACCCGGCTGGTTTGCGCTGGAGCAAGGAAGAAGGTTCACCTGTGAAACTGACTCCTTCCGACGTCCCGAACACGGGCGAGCCACTTTATGATGTTGCCAAAAAACTGCCTGGCTTGAAGGCGCCGGCTGTTTGGTTCCCGCATACACTCGTGGGAATCTCCACTTCGGATTTCAAAGAAGATGTTACCAACGGCGCTTTCGGTCCTTTTGCCGGACAAATGTTCGTGGGGGATCAGGGACACAGCATTATTACACGCGTGGATCTGGAAAAAGTGAATGGCGTATGGCAGGGAACCGTTTTCCCTTTCCGTGAAGGGTTTATGTCCGGAATTTTACGGATGGAATGGGGATTGGATGGCTCTATGTTTGTAGGCCAGACGAGCCGTGGCTGGTCAGCAACCGGTAAGCAGGAATTCGGCATTCAGCGACTGGTATGGACAGGTAAGATGCCATTTGAAATGAAAAACGTGCGTTCTATGCCGGATGGTTTTGAAATTACATTCACAAGCCCGGTCGACAAAAAAGCGGCTGCGGACCAGGATGCTTACAAGCTCAACAGCTTCACTTACAAATACCACCAAACCTACGGCAGCCCGATCGTTAACACGCAGGAAGTGCCTTTGAAGGGAATTGTAGTTTCAGAAGATGGCTTGAAAGTGCGTTTGGTGCTTGATCCGGCCCTGCTTCGCAAGGGTTATATTCATGAAATCAAGGCGGAAGGCGTGAAAGGTGCGGATGGCAATTCATTGCTGCATGCAACCGGTTATTATACATTAAATGAAATTGCGTCGGGCAATCCGGTGAATGCATCGGCATTTACAACAACGGTTAAGGCGGCTGCGGTTGACCACAGTGCCCACACTGCTGCCAGTGCATCCGCAGAACCGGCTAATTCGGCACCGTCCGCAAAGCGTGTGGTGGAAATGCCTGCCAGCTGGACCAACGGCCCGGATCAGACGATTACGATCGGCACCGTTCCGGGATTGAAATTCGATATTTCTGAAATTCAAGTGAAAGCTGGGAGCCGTGTTAGAATTGTGTTTAATAACAACGACGATATGCTCCATAACCTGGTGATTACCAAGCCTGGAACTGCCAATGCGGTTGGTGAGGCAGGACTTAATCTGGGCTTGAAAGGCTCGGAATTGAACTACGTTCCCAGAACAAGCGACGTTCTGTTCCATAGCAACATTGTGGAGCCTGAAAAATCCGAAAGCATCTATTTTGTTGCGCCGAAACAGACTGGCACTTACCAGTATGTATGCACATTCCCAGGACATTACACATTAATGCAGGGTAAATTGAAAGTGACCAAGTAA
- a CDS encoding RNA polymerase sigma factor: MNNEANISNLSDINIQLWQRFKAGDSAALGQLAQVHYRALYNYSTKFSSDPDFIRDSIQELYLELWERREHLSETAFVKSYLLKALRHKLIKEGIRLKRFQEPGQEYFDIVQDDAPVESQIIADESAHSQSSHLQRIITLLSKRQQEIIYLRFYQNLDNEDIAHIMGLGRQSVSNLLHRTLKDIRQIWAPAQFVWALFVLASLL; the protein is encoded by the coding sequence TTGAATAACGAAGCAAACATATCAAACCTTTCTGACATTAATATCCAGCTCTGGCAGCGTTTCAAGGCTGGAGACTCTGCCGCATTGGGGCAGCTAGCTCAGGTGCATTACCGCGCTCTTTACAACTACTCCACCAAATTTTCATCTGATCCCGACTTCATCCGCGATTCCATCCAGGAACTATATCTCGAATTATGGGAACGCCGCGAGCATCTTTCAGAAACCGCATTTGTAAAATCCTATCTGCTCAAAGCACTGAGACACAAGCTGATCAAGGAAGGCATTCGTCTGAAACGCTTTCAGGAACCGGGTCAGGAATATTTTGATATTGTGCAGGATGATGCGCCTGTCGAGTCGCAGATCATTGCGGATGAAAGCGCTCACTCCCAGTCCAGTCACCTGCAACGCATTATTACGCTGCTCTCCAAAAGGCAGCAGGAAATCATTTACCTGCGCTTTTACCAAAACCTTGACAACGAAGACATTGCCCACATTATGGGTTTGGGACGTCAAAGCGTTTCCAATCTTTTGCACCGCACATTGAAAGATATCCGGCAGATATGGGCACCCGCGCAATTTGTATGGGCTTTATTTGTTTTAGCATCCCTTCTTTAA
- a CDS encoding family 16 glycoside hydrolase, with amino-acid sequence MRHLIQKVSMLFLTCPIMVMGQTAKGNYSLLPLKDLSSFESASPNWSVQSDVAIHPTGNAKPKTKSGEGILIGSPGKSLTTKLKAGDMRLSTEFMVSPGAEGYIVLPGGQKVRISDSSQQRDANASTSGFIGQFPTQNASKAPGLWQTLELVYDAAVPGVANSARLNLLSLNGVTVLETVYLPNSQATAEGKPLSFEVNKGTIAFKNLGYQLLASRKTLTLNNLAYKVYSDKWDAKEYSKLSHEGKSPALTQEVTNGMREFHLVYEGDMDVQEAGEYIFTSVYSGPMFDFEVDGKSVMSLGESTSQETHTGSANLTQGAHKFKIHYSRFPWRQPALGLRVEKAGIRPYDLHVLSSLPEPEPKPYISVTPDKQPEMVRSFIQIDGEKYKRTHCISVGSPQGWSYTIDLNRGAMLQAWRGNFANVTEMWYERGEPQLLTPAGLAVHVSGRSSLAVLADKATTWPDSSNINFLGYKINAEGFPVFRYAIGSATVSDQIISNDKGMSRTFTVEGKPNGAIYSLLGSGKQITDLKNGLFQIDNRYYVQVNQKAQAMVRPAGDNQELVLPVSDSTTYTMFW; translated from the coding sequence ATGCGTCATTTGATTCAGAAAGTTTCCATGCTTTTTCTGACTTGTCCCATAATGGTTATGGGCCAGACAGCGAAAGGAAATTACTCCCTGCTTCCCTTAAAAGACCTCAGCTCATTTGAAAGCGCCAGCCCCAACTGGTCCGTGCAAAGCGACGTGGCAATTCACCCGACGGGGAACGCAAAACCCAAAACCAAATCAGGCGAAGGCATCCTGATCGGCAGTCCGGGTAAATCCCTTACAACCAAGCTGAAAGCGGGCGATATGCGCCTTTCAACCGAATTCATGGTTTCGCCAGGCGCAGAAGGTTACATCGTACTCCCCGGCGGACAGAAAGTAAGAATCTCGGATAGCAGCCAGCAGCGGGATGCCAATGCATCCACCTCCGGTTTTATCGGACAATTTCCAACACAAAACGCTTCAAAAGCACCCGGGCTCTGGCAAACACTTGAACTCGTTTATGATGCAGCTGTTCCGGGCGTTGCCAATTCGGCACGTTTGAACCTGCTTTCGCTGAATGGCGTGACGGTCCTTGAAACAGTTTACCTCCCGAATTCTCAAGCCACTGCCGAAGGCAAGCCGCTTTCATTTGAAGTAAACAAAGGAACGATTGCTTTCAAAAACCTGGGTTACCAGTTGCTGGCAAGCCGTAAGACATTGACGTTGAACAATCTCGCCTACAAAGTTTACTCCGACAAGTGGGATGCGAAGGAATACAGCAAGCTTTCACATGAAGGCAAGTCACCCGCATTAACGCAGGAAGTAACGAACGGGATGCGTGAGTTTCACCTTGTTTACGAGGGCGATATGGATGTGCAGGAAGCTGGCGAATACATTTTCACAAGCGTTTACTCAGGACCGATGTTCGATTTTGAGGTGGACGGTAAAAGTGTGATGAGCCTGGGCGAAAGCACTTCACAGGAAACGCATACAGGTTCTGCTAACTTGACGCAGGGAGCACATAAGTTTAAAATACATTACTCACGTTTTCCGTGGAGACAGCCTGCTTTGGGACTTCGCGTGGAGAAGGCGGGCATTCGTCCTTACGACCTGCATGTGCTTTCGTCGCTTCCTGAACCCGAGCCAAAGCCTTATATCAGCGTCACGCCCGACAAACAACCCGAAATGGTGCGTTCATTTATCCAGATCGACGGCGAGAAATACAAACGCACACATTGCATTTCAGTAGGAAGTCCGCAGGGATGGAGCTACACGATCGACTTGAACCGCGGCGCCATGTTGCAGGCTTGGCGTGGGAATTTTGCCAATGTTACCGAAATGTGGTACGAAAGAGGCGAGCCGCAATTGCTGACCCCTGCTGGACTAGCTGTGCATGTTTCAGGCAGAAGCAGTCTGGCCGTTTTGGCCGATAAAGCAACGACCTGGCCGGATTCTTCAAACATTAACTTCCTGGGCTATAAAATCAACGCGGAAGGATTTCCGGTGTTCCGCTACGCGATTGGTTCTGCAACCGTAAGTGATCAGATCATATCCAATGACAAAGGAATGTCCCGCACATTCACTGTGGAAGGCAAGCCAAACGGAGCCATTTACTCACTGCTGGGTTCAGGAAAGCAGATTACCGACCTCAAAAACGGCCTTTTCCAGATCGATAACCGCTATTATGTTCAGGTAAACCAGAAGGCACAGGCTATGGTGAGGCCTGCGGGAGATAATCAGGAGCTGGTGTTGCCAGTGTCCGATTCGACAACATATACGATGTTCTGGTAA